One window of Phycisphaeraceae bacterium genomic DNA carries:
- a CDS encoding TolC family protein — protein sequence MQTPLVDVHAPTRIHAHARLIVVLAGCALCLPGCMLTLDDIDRETDRLIAERNQMLRLNATPPSRSGQTDPVDPSAKQHEQVLKPETTNPGAEELQIDTADPARDVAPILLEYASSAAGVGTDLEPIQITLFDALAIAQRTGREHISAEEDYILEAINLLIEQHRWSPRLFNTTSATFSTDGDNGSFQSAANVINDMRVTRRLPFGGDAEARWIWNATEQLRDQVNGRYRQSSTLSANASIPLLRGAGWVARDSLIQAERNLIYAAREFEQFRRDYFFSIARDYLNLLQSKASIANQKRSVESLQRSLEGDIELFDKGRISQFEKSITENQLLSQIASLAQARESYIVQAERFKIRLGLDPNQPVVFRTTIFDLQEPTIALDEAVDVALSYRLDWQNTLDRLDDSRRAIRLAEDGLLPDLDLTLSASMPTEPDAREGGLGFSPEDVNASAGISLSLPLDRKTEQLRVRQARIRYDQSQRNADRSRDNLALDVRSSVRAIELARFQLTLAEKQVDIANSRVEEQSLRQDITSQERVDTQDTLLRALNARDRARTDLRIAILQYLLNTGQMRVTREGLLEALPGMDILEVKLYEDISDIDEWFLDPPKLNPETEDATEPDPSTESEGE from the coding sequence ATGCAAACACCGCTCGTCGACGTCCACGCTCCCACCCGTATCCATGCACACGCTCGATTGATCGTGGTGCTCGCAGGATGTGCCCTGTGCCTGCCCGGGTGCATGCTCACGCTTGACGATATCGACAGGGAAACCGACCGGCTGATCGCCGAGCGGAACCAGATGCTCCGCCTGAACGCAACGCCCCCCTCACGATCGGGGCAGACTGATCCAGTTGATCCATCCGCCAAGCAGCACGAGCAGGTGCTCAAGCCCGAGACCACCAACCCAGGCGCGGAAGAGCTGCAGATCGATACTGCTGATCCGGCACGCGATGTCGCACCGATCCTGCTCGAGTATGCGTCGAGCGCGGCAGGTGTTGGAACCGACCTTGAGCCAATACAGATCACGCTGTTCGATGCGCTCGCTATCGCGCAAAGGACCGGGCGTGAGCACATCAGCGCCGAGGAGGACTACATCCTCGAAGCGATCAATCTACTGATCGAGCAGCACCGATGGTCGCCGAGACTCTTCAACACCACGAGCGCAACCTTTTCCACCGATGGCGACAACGGCAGTTTCCAGTCGGCTGCAAATGTCATCAACGACATGCGTGTCACACGGCGCTTGCCGTTCGGCGGCGACGCGGAAGCTCGCTGGATATGGAACGCAACAGAACAACTCCGCGATCAGGTCAACGGCAGATACAGGCAGAGCTCCACACTCAGCGCGAATGCATCGATCCCGCTCCTGCGCGGTGCAGGATGGGTTGCGCGTGACTCACTCATCCAGGCTGAACGCAATCTTATTTACGCCGCGCGTGAGTTCGAGCAGTTCCGTCGTGATTACTTCTTCTCCATCGCGCGCGACTATCTGAACCTGCTGCAGTCCAAGGCCTCTATCGCGAACCAGAAACGATCCGTCGAGAGCCTGCAGCGCTCGCTCGAAGGCGACATCGAGCTGTTCGACAAGGGACGCATCTCTCAGTTTGAGAAGAGCATTACCGAGAACCAGCTTCTCTCACAAATCGCTTCGCTCGCCCAGGCGCGCGAGAGCTACATCGTGCAGGCCGAGCGGTTCAAGATCAGACTCGGATTGGATCCGAATCAGCCGGTCGTGTTCCGTACAACGATCTTCGATCTGCAGGAGCCGACTATCGCACTGGATGAAGCGGTGGATGTCGCGTTGTCGTATCGTCTGGACTGGCAGAACACGCTTGATCGTTTGGACGACTCGCGCCGCGCAATCAGATTGGCAGAGGACGGGCTATTGCCGGATCTTGATCTGACACTGTCCGCATCCATGCCAACAGAGCCGGATGCCCGCGAGGGGGGACTTGGATTCTCGCCGGAGGATGTCAACGCAAGCGCAGGGATCTCGCTGAGTTTGCCGCTTGATCGGAAGACAGAGCAGTTGCGCGTGCGCCAGGCTCGCATCCGGTACGACCAGTCGCAACGCAACGCCGACCGCTCACGCGACAATCTCGCGCTGGACGTGCGATCGTCCGTGCGCGCGATCGAACTCGCCCGGTTCCAGCTCACGCTTGCTGAGAAACAGGTGGATATTGCAAACTCACGAGTGGAGGAGCAGAGCCTGCGTCAGGATATCACCTCACAGGAGCGCGTGGACACGCAGGATACGCTGCTCCGCGCATTGAACGCGCGCGACCGTGCCCGAACGGATCTTCGTATTGCGATCCTGCAGTATCTGCTCAACACGGGGCAAATGCGCGTCACCCGCGAGGGCCTGCTCGAAGCTCTGCCCGGCATGGACATTCTCGAAGTGAAACTCTACGAGGACATCTCAGACATCGACGAGTGGTTCCTCGATCCGCCGAAACTGAACCCGGAGACAGAGGACGCAACAGAGCCCGACCCAAGCACCGAATCGGAGGGCGAATAG
- a CDS encoding beta-galactosidase has protein sequence MATVTFDGRSFLIDGRRIWITSGSLHYARIPRDLWADRIHAAKLAGMNTIETPVFWNRHEPRTGQFDFDGDNDIRHFVKLVGEAGMYLILRPGPFVDSGWDFGGLPAWLMNAEDIQFRAPNDAFLEASSRYISQLAQQVRDLQVTSVGKAGPILLVQNEMNWTCGDETAALKYLGEISRYLRESGFTVPVLNANNLWAGVEGEIDCWSGTESMLSMMRQMAAVRPEMPRLAINFRPEPMPAWGVEAPQPLHPAAVQRRLAEVLAAGAQYNYVPCIGGINKGFYAGRPSSAVGEFCTSTTGNNSPILPNGALGPTFAHVRRISMFASAFGKVLAHLDPTYQPMSIDPGSAKPGGVAAVHTQGTQGSVLWVFGADPERNTKVASNVTASLLTPDGSTLHVSLGDQAVAWLVMNTHLSGRALLDYSTLCALTFAGKTLVVYGPSGSDGIVSINGSPLSLTVPRGKTPVVEEHEGLTIVCVSEDQADKTFVVDGAVYIGADYVTSGGDPIVLKSCAVTIIDADGKASSRTVRPIEAKAPNITVNEWAASSADEYVTGTSPRFAAIDGPTQLSNAGTPEGYGWYRIVLKSSAAKKQKVSMPESADRLHVFVNGKPIGVWGVGPFATLGPLTLPLDKGENIIIVLAENMGRAGAGDAIGERKGLFGHMYELKSFKPGKHTIEMGKPLEPLRFRSPLWDVGDGDLVAPERLTWQFSHRRKSPIYLTISARVGRGLVLMNEEPIHFVTGSGLERIKLDNEVLGNGKNTIQIALLPESIPNDMSLEQAYAELAKGVTFDEGMTNITESCDWSFAKWERPHVTSFEPMGKTAITRGSSGPSGPTWWRCRFTPDETEVPAMLELSGMAKGQVYLNDIHVGKYFISDGGRKTVGSDTTLYLPEPWILPGQINELLVFDEHGGSPGKITIQHQPDAIVIRA, from the coding sequence ATGGCAACAGTGACCTTCGACGGACGCTCCTTCCTGATTGACGGCAGGCGGATCTGGATTACTTCAGGCTCGCTGCATTATGCGCGGATCCCAAGAGACCTCTGGGCCGACAGAATCCATGCCGCCAAACTGGCTGGAATGAACACGATCGAGACGCCCGTGTTCTGGAACAGACACGAACCCCGCACGGGGCAGTTCGATTTCGATGGTGACAACGATATTCGCCACTTTGTGAAACTCGTTGGCGAAGCGGGGATGTATCTCATCCTTCGGCCGGGTCCGTTCGTTGATTCGGGCTGGGATTTCGGCGGACTTCCAGCGTGGCTGATGAATGCTGAAGATATCCAGTTTCGCGCGCCAAATGATGCGTTTCTTGAAGCGTCATCGCGATATATCTCACAGCTTGCGCAGCAGGTGCGTGATCTGCAGGTGACCAGCGTGGGCAAGGCTGGTCCGATTCTGCTGGTCCAGAACGAGATGAACTGGACATGCGGCGATGAGACAGCTGCGCTGAAGTATCTGGGAGAGATCTCCCGGTATCTGCGCGAGAGTGGGTTCACTGTGCCCGTGCTCAACGCGAACAATCTGTGGGCTGGTGTCGAGGGCGAGATCGACTGCTGGTCTGGTACAGAGTCGATGCTGTCGATGATGCGTCAGATGGCAGCGGTGCGTCCCGAGATGCCGCGACTGGCGATCAACTTCCGACCCGAGCCGATGCCAGCATGGGGTGTTGAAGCGCCGCAACCATTGCATCCTGCGGCTGTGCAGCGCAGACTCGCAGAAGTGCTCGCAGCGGGTGCGCAGTACAACTATGTCCCGTGTATTGGAGGCATCAACAAGGGCTTCTATGCTGGCAGACCATCGAGCGCAGTCGGTGAGTTCTGCACCAGTACAACGGGCAACAACTCGCCCATTCTGCCAAATGGTGCGCTCGGACCGACATTTGCGCACGTGCGACGCATTTCCATGTTTGCCTCGGCGTTCGGCAAGGTGCTTGCGCATCTTGATCCAACGTATCAGCCTATGTCGATCGATCCTGGTTCTGCAAAGCCCGGCGGTGTTGCTGCCGTACACACGCAGGGAACACAGGGATCAGTGCTGTGGGTGTTCGGTGCCGATCCTGAGCGCAACACCAAGGTTGCAAGCAACGTCACCGCGTCGCTTCTGACACCGGACGGCTCAACGCTGCATGTGTCGCTTGGCGATCAGGCCGTTGCATGGCTGGTGATGAACACACATCTTTCAGGTCGTGCGCTGCTCGACTATTCCACGCTGTGCGCGCTCACCTTTGCTGGGAAGACGCTCGTTGTGTATGGGCCATCTGGTTCGGATGGCATCGTGTCTATCAACGGTTCGCCGCTGTCGCTCACAGTGCCACGGGGCAAGACGCCGGTGGTCGAGGAGCACGAAGGGCTCACCATTGTGTGTGTGAGTGAGGATCAGGCTGACAAGACATTTGTGGTTGATGGTGCGGTGTACATTGGTGCGGACTACGTGACGTCGGGTGGAGATCCCATCGTGCTCAAGTCGTGTGCCGTCACAATCATTGATGCCGACGGAAAAGCGTCGTCGCGTACAGTGCGTCCGATCGAGGCCAAAGCGCCGAACATCACTGTGAACGAGTGGGCAGCATCGTCAGCCGATGAGTATGTCACGGGCACCAGCCCCAGGTTTGCAGCCATTGATGGTCCGACGCAGCTTTCCAATGCCGGAACGCCGGAAGGCTATGGCTGGTACAGAATCGTGCTGAAGTCATCCGCTGCCAAGAAGCAGAAAGTCTCAATGCCGGAGAGCGCAGATCGCTTGCACGTGTTTGTCAATGGCAAGCCGATTGGTGTCTGGGGCGTGGGGCCATTTGCAACGCTAGGACCGCTGACACTCCCACTCGACAAGGGTGAGAACATCATCATTGTGCTTGCCGAGAACATGGGACGCGCGGGTGCTGGAGACGCGATCGGTGAGCGCAAGGGTTTGTTCGGCCACATGTACGAGTTGAAGTCGTTCAAGCCCGGCAAGCACACCATCGAGATGGGCAAGCCTCTCGAACCACTCAGATTCCGCTCGCCGCTGTGGGATGTTGGTGATGGCGACCTTGTTGCGCCGGAACGGTTAACATGGCAGTTTTCGCATCGAAGAAAATCGCCGATTTATCTCACCATTTCGGCACGTGTGGGTCGCGGGTTGGTGCTGATGAACGAAGAGCCGATCCACTTTGTGACGGGATCTGGGCTTGAGCGGATCAAGCTTGACAACGAGGTGCTTGGCAATGGCAAGAACACGATACAGATCGCGCTGCTTCCAGAGTCCATCCCGAATGACATGTCACTCGAGCAGGCGTATGCGGAACTCGCAAAGGGAGTAACGTTTGACGAGGGCATGACCAATATCACCGAGAGTTGTGATTGGTCATTCGCAAAGTGGGAACGTCCACATGTGACATCGTTTGAGCCGATGGGTAAGACTGCGATCACGCGAGGTAGTTCGGGCCCGAGCGGTCCCACGTGGTGGCGTTGCAGGTTTACGCCGGACGAGACCGAGGTGCCAGCGATGCTCGAACTTTCGGGCATGGCAAAGGGACAGGTCTATCTCAATGACATCCACGTTGGCAAGTACTTCATCTCAGATGGTGGCCGCAAGACGGTCGGTTCAGACACGACGCTGTATCTGCCCGAGCCGTGGATTCTGCCAGGCCAGATCAACGAGTTACTGGTGTTCGACGAGCATGGCGGTTCACCCGGCAAGATCACCATCCAGCATCAACCCGATGCGATTGTGATTCGGGCGTAA